A DNA window from Arachis duranensis cultivar V14167 chromosome 3, aradu.V14167.gnm2.J7QH, whole genome shotgun sequence contains the following coding sequences:
- the LOC107477796 gene encoding uncharacterized protein LOC107477796, whose translation MGFALNLIDFVLFLFFLLIAFTAPLIDGQTCLPLTYFPEFLVQLKQWYTHEYGDYLVSEKPHFFVGLVWLELLFLWPLSLLNLYALFASKPWFNTTCLIYGASLSTSMVAVLSEMMLSNKASEKLLKMYFPFMGFGVLALLRGLMSNSSRSSSSSGRRPAFALRKKRA comes from the exons atggggTTTGCATTGAATCTGATAGACTTTGTTCTGTTCCTGTTCTTCCTGTTAATAGCATTCACTGCACCCCTCATTGATGGACAAACATGTCTTCCTCTCACTTACTTCCCTGAATTTCTCGTCCAGCTTAAGCAATGGTACACCCATGAATATGGTGATTACCTTGTTTCTGAGAAACCTCACTTCTTTGTTGGCTTGGTTTGGCTCGAGCTTCTGTTTCTATGGCCCCTTTCTCTTCTTAATCTCTATGCCCTCTTCGCTTCCAAGCCTTGGTTCAACACCACTTGCTTGATCTATGGTGCATCCCTCTCCACTTCCAtg GTTGCTGTGTTATCAGAAATGATGCTCTCCAACAAGGCATCCGAGAAGCTATTGAAAATGTACTTCCCTTTCATGGGTTTTGGTGTCTTAGCTCTCTTGCGAGGGTTGATGTCAAATTCTTCGAGGTCATCTTCAAGCAGTGGCCGGAGACCTGCTTTCGCACTGAGGAAAAAACGTGCTTGA
- the LOC107477742 gene encoding riboflavin synthase isoform X1, whose product MATQMAAAAVVPSSIVSTSTTPKITPSTYTSLLLSKAHHRRRLAFNPILKPSPLRLTFLPNKLRSTLPLRRTNATAPQTPQTRCLFTGIVEELGTVKQLGKAPPGGFDMVIAAKTVLEGVNLGDSIAVNGTCLTVTEFDANTFTVGLSPETLRKTSLEELQGGSLVNLEQALTPTSRMGGHFVQGHVDSTGIILSKVPEGDSLWIKVKAEKELLKYVVPKGFIAVDGTSLTVVDVNDGEGWFNFMLVAYTQQKVVIPLKEVGQKVNLEADILGKQVERLLSGYISIRSS is encoded by the exons ATGGCAACGCAAATGGCGGCAGCAGCAGTAGTTCCATCTTCTATTGTCTCCACATCCACAACCCCCAAAATCACACCATCAACATACACCTCTCTCCTCCTTTCCAAAGCCCATCACCGTCGCCGCCTCGCGTTCAATCCAATCTTAAAACCCTCCCCACTCCGCCTCACGTTCCTCCCCAATAAACTCAGATCCACCCTCCCCCTCCGCCGCACCAATGCCACCGCACCTCAAACTCCTCAAACTCGATGCCTCTTCACCGGCATCGTTGAAGAATTGGGAACCGTCAAGCAACTCGGCAAGGCCCCACCCGGTGGCTTCGACATGGTAATTGCAGCCAAGACCGTTCTTGAGGGCGTTAACCTCGGCGATAGCATCGCCGTTAACGGAACCTGCCTCACCGTAACGGAGTTCGACGCCAACACGTTCACCGTTGGCTTGTCGCCGGAGACTCTCAGGAAGACCTCGCTGGAGGAGCTGCAGGGCGGGTCGCTGGTAAACCTGGAGCAGGCGTTGACCCCTACGAGCCGCATGGGCGGGCACTTCGTCCAAGGTCACGTGGATAGCACGGGTATCATACTCTCGAAGGTTCCTGAAGGTGATTCGCTTTGGATCAAG GTAAAGGCCGAGAAGGAGTTGCTGAAGTATGTGGTGCCAAAAGGATTTATTGCAGTGGACGGGACGAGTTTGACGGTGGTGGATGTGAATGATGGAGAAGGATGGTTCAATTTCATGCTTGTGGCGTACACGCAGCAGAAGGTGGTTATTCCATTGAAGGAAGTTGGCCAGAAGGTGAACCTGGAGGCTGACATTCTTGGGAAGCAAGTGGAGAGGCTACTTAGTGGATACATTAGCATTAGGAGCTCTTGA
- the LOC107477742 gene encoding uncharacterized protein LOC107477742 isoform X2, with translation MATQMAAAAVVPSSIVSTSTTPKITPSTYTSLLLSKAHHRRRLAFNPILKPSPLRLTFLPNKLRSTLPLRRTNATAPQTPQTRCLFTGIVEELGTVKQLGKAPPGGFDMVIAAKTVLEGVNLGDSIAVNGTCLTVTEFDANTFTVGLSPETLRKTSLEELQGGSLVNLEQALTPTSRMGGHFVQGHVDSTGIILSKVPEGDSLWIKVKVGKGREGVAEVCGAKRIYCSGRDEFDGGGCE, from the exons ATGGCAACGCAAATGGCGGCAGCAGCAGTAGTTCCATCTTCTATTGTCTCCACATCCACAACCCCCAAAATCACACCATCAACATACACCTCTCTCCTCCTTTCCAAAGCCCATCACCGTCGCCGCCTCGCGTTCAATCCAATCTTAAAACCCTCCCCACTCCGCCTCACGTTCCTCCCCAATAAACTCAGATCCACCCTCCCCCTCCGCCGCACCAATGCCACCGCACCTCAAACTCCTCAAACTCGATGCCTCTTCACCGGCATCGTTGAAGAATTGGGAACCGTCAAGCAACTCGGCAAGGCCCCACCCGGTGGCTTCGACATGGTAATTGCAGCCAAGACCGTTCTTGAGGGCGTTAACCTCGGCGATAGCATCGCCGTTAACGGAACCTGCCTCACCGTAACGGAGTTCGACGCCAACACGTTCACCGTTGGCTTGTCGCCGGAGACTCTCAGGAAGACCTCGCTGGAGGAGCTGCAGGGCGGGTCGCTGGTAAACCTGGAGCAGGCGTTGACCCCTACGAGCCGCATGGGCGGGCACTTCGTCCAAGGTCACGTGGATAGCACGGGTATCATACTCTCGAAGGTTCCTGAAGGTGATTCGCTTTGGATCAAGGTAAAAG TAGGTAAAGGCCGAGAAGGAGTTGCTGAAGTATGTGGTGCCAAAAGGATTTATTGCAGTGGACGGGACGAGTTTGACGGTGGTGGATGTGAATGA
- the LOC107477742 gene encoding riboflavin synthase isoform X3: protein MATQMAAAAVVPSSIVSTSTTPKITPSTYTSLLLSKAHHRRRLAFNPILKPSPLRLTFLPNKLRSTLPLRRTNATAPQTPQTRCLFTGIVEELGTVKQLGKAPPGGFDMVIAAKTVLEGVNLGDSIAVNGTCLTVTEFDANTFTVGLSPETLRKTSLEELQGGSLVNLEQALTPTSRMGGHFVQGHVDSTGIILSKVPEGDSLWIKVKGKGREGVAEVCGAKRIYCSGRDEFDGGGCE from the exons ATGGCAACGCAAATGGCGGCAGCAGCAGTAGTTCCATCTTCTATTGTCTCCACATCCACAACCCCCAAAATCACACCATCAACATACACCTCTCTCCTCCTTTCCAAAGCCCATCACCGTCGCCGCCTCGCGTTCAATCCAATCTTAAAACCCTCCCCACTCCGCCTCACGTTCCTCCCCAATAAACTCAGATCCACCCTCCCCCTCCGCCGCACCAATGCCACCGCACCTCAAACTCCTCAAACTCGATGCCTCTTCACCGGCATCGTTGAAGAATTGGGAACCGTCAAGCAACTCGGCAAGGCCCCACCCGGTGGCTTCGACATGGTAATTGCAGCCAAGACCGTTCTTGAGGGCGTTAACCTCGGCGATAGCATCGCCGTTAACGGAACCTGCCTCACCGTAACGGAGTTCGACGCCAACACGTTCACCGTTGGCTTGTCGCCGGAGACTCTCAGGAAGACCTCGCTGGAGGAGCTGCAGGGCGGGTCGCTGGTAAACCTGGAGCAGGCGTTGACCCCTACGAGCCGCATGGGCGGGCACTTCGTCCAAGGTCACGTGGATAGCACGGGTATCATACTCTCGAAGGTTCCTGAAGGTGATTCGCTTTGGATCAAGGTAAAAG GTAAAGGCCGAGAAGGAGTTGCTGAAGTATGTGGTGCCAAAAGGATTTATTGCAGTGGACGGGACGAGTTTGACGGTGGTGGATGTGAATGA